One window of the Salvia splendens isolate huo1 chromosome 1, SspV2, whole genome shotgun sequence genome contains the following:
- the LOC121784090 gene encoding nuclear transcription factor Y subunit B-5-like: MAEEEKDRLLPVANVWRMMKKILPPNAKISKEAKQTMQECASEFICFVTGEASDRCHKENRKTVNGDDICWALSSLGFDNYSDTMLTYLHRFREIETQRANQQS, from the coding sequence atggcaGAAGAAGAGAAGGATAGATTGCTTCCGGTAGCGAACGTGTGGAGGATGATGAAGAAGATCCTACCCCCAAACGCCAAGATCTCTAAAGAAGCCAAACAGACAATGCAAGAATGTGCATCGGAGTTCATTTGCTTTGTTACCGGTGAGGCATCGGACCGGTGCCACAAGGAGAACCGGAAGACGGTGAATGGAGACGACATCTGCTGGGCACTCAGCTCCCTCGGATTCGATAACTACTCGGACACTATGCTCACCTACTTGCACAGATTCAGGGAGATTGAGACACAGAGGGCTAACCAACAAAGCTAA